From the genome of Mycobacterium dioxanotrophicus, one region includes:
- a CDS encoding 2,3-butanediol dehydrogenase: MKAAVYYGPNKVEIADVPEPRPTEGTVKIKVGFNGICGTDLHEYYAGPIFVPTEPHPLTGQQLPLTMGHEFSGTITEVGPGVTDYAPGDRVAIEPIYRCGHCSPCRAGNYNICQQIGFHGLMSDGGMAEYTVVPVNMLHRLPDNVSLELGALVEPMSVAYHAATLGAVGPLHTAVVFGAGPIGIGLWFALRGKGLESVFVAEPSPTRRAAIEALGAKTLDPTTTDVPAFVADHTDGRGADAAFDAAGVEPAIAAATACVGARKPTISVAIYEKPLTTPLLNLVMNESRIQGSLCYTSADFEAVIDLMAHGVYDTKGWVTPIVIDDVIDEGFEALHAGKKMKVLVDPSGESA; encoded by the coding sequence ATGAAAGCAGCCGTGTATTACGGACCGAACAAGGTCGAGATCGCCGATGTGCCCGAGCCTCGACCGACCGAAGGGACCGTCAAGATCAAGGTCGGCTTCAACGGCATCTGCGGCACTGACCTGCATGAATACTATGCGGGGCCGATCTTCGTGCCAACCGAACCGCATCCGCTGACCGGGCAGCAGCTGCCCCTGACCATGGGTCACGAGTTCTCCGGGACCATCACCGAGGTCGGCCCGGGTGTCACCGACTACGCGCCGGGCGACCGGGTGGCCATCGAGCCGATCTACCGGTGCGGGCACTGCAGCCCGTGCCGGGCGGGGAACTACAACATTTGTCAGCAGATCGGCTTCCACGGCTTGATGTCCGACGGCGGGATGGCCGAGTACACCGTGGTCCCCGTCAACATGCTGCACCGCCTGCCCGACAACGTGTCACTGGAGTTGGGTGCGCTCGTGGAGCCGATGTCGGTGGCCTATCACGCGGCCACCCTCGGTGCGGTCGGTCCGCTGCACACCGCGGTGGTCTTCGGCGCCGGGCCGATCGGCATCGGGCTGTGGTTCGCATTGCGCGGCAAGGGCCTGGAATCGGTGTTCGTCGCCGAACCGTCGCCGACCCGGCGGGCCGCCATCGAGGCGCTCGGCGCCAAAACCCTGGACCCGACGACCACCGACGTGCCTGCCTTCGTCGCCGATCACACCGACGGGCGGGGCGCCGACGCGGCCTTCGACGCCGCGGGTGTGGAGCCGGCGATCGCGGCCGCCACCGCGTGCGTGGGTGCGCGCAAGCCGACGATCAGCGTCGCCATCTACGAGAAGCCGCTGACCACGCCGCTGCTCAACCTCGTGATGAACGAATCTCGCATCCAGGGATCGCTGTGCTACACCTCGGCGGACTTCGAAGCCGTCATCGATCTGATGGCGCACGGGGTGTACGACACGAAAGGCTGGGTCACGCCCATCGTCATCGACGATGTCATCGACGAGGGGTTCGAAGCCCTGCACGCCGGTAAGAAGATGAAGGTGCTCGTCGACCCGAGTGGAGAATCAGCATGA
- a CDS encoding acetoin reductase, which translates to MTLQGKVALVTGAGRGIGRGIALRLAREGADIALVDVVPDSITAVADEVTEIGTKATTFVADVSDRDAVYAAVDHAATALGGFDVMVNNAGIALVGPIADVTPADVARVWSINVDGVLWGIQAAAAKFIELGRPGKIINASSIAGHDGFAMLGVYSASKFAVRGLTQAAAKEYASAGITVNAYCPGIVGTDMWVEIDKKFAELTGAAEGETFQKYAGGIALGRPETPEDVAGFVAYLAGPDADYMTGQAGLIDGGLVYR; encoded by the coding sequence ATGACGTTGCAGGGAAAGGTGGCACTGGTCACCGGAGCGGGACGCGGCATCGGCCGGGGCATCGCGTTGCGGCTGGCGCGCGAAGGCGCCGACATCGCCTTGGTCGACGTGGTACCGGACAGCATCACCGCGGTGGCCGACGAGGTGACCGAAATCGGCACGAAGGCAACGACATTCGTCGCCGACGTGAGTGACCGCGACGCGGTGTACGCGGCGGTCGACCACGCCGCCACCGCGCTCGGTGGATTCGATGTGATGGTCAACAACGCAGGCATCGCGCTGGTCGGCCCGATCGCCGACGTCACGCCCGCCGACGTGGCGCGGGTGTGGTCCATCAATGTCGACGGTGTGCTGTGGGGCATCCAGGCCGCCGCGGCCAAGTTCATCGAGTTGGGCCGGCCGGGAAAGATCATCAACGCCTCGTCGATCGCCGGTCACGACGGCTTCGCGATGCTCGGCGTCTACAGCGCCTCCAAGTTCGCGGTGCGGGGCCTCACGCAGGCGGCCGCCAAGGAGTACGCGTCGGCAGGGATCACGGTGAACGCGTACTGCCCGGGCATCGTCGGCACCGACATGTGGGTGGAGATCGACAAGAAATTCGCCGAGCTCACGGGTGCGGCGGAGGGGGAGACGTTCCAGAAGTACGCGGGCGGCATCGCCCTGGGGCGGCCGGAAACTCCCGAGGATGTCGCCGGGTTCGTGGCGTACCTGGCCGGGCCCGACGCCGATTACATGACCGGGCAGGCGGGCCTCATCGACGGCGGACTGGTCTATCGGTAG
- a CDS encoding GAF domain-containing protein — MSGSSIPEPAVAPGEDPRRYARLLTAVYDATMSGDRAPARPRSIIEDSWNRLRAKGINPDEHNPPRIETGLELLRQSSGLVGVLGDVTRGLESVIQEGDNILVIADARGRVLWRSGSPRVLALADRLGFIEGACWSENAVGTNGIGTALVSHSAVQIFSAEHFLRSHHPWTCAGAPIRDPRTGQVIGIVDVSGPAPTVHPTTVALVDLVARLAESQLREVHERTLNRLRTVSAPILARMRSPALAVDTDGWVAAVDSLPLHNRVLLPEEGLPGRVWIPPLGMCDVESLPGGWLVRVADDAEPAPAPARVTLDLRDGEPSLEMVGQFGSWRRGISSRHAEILLVLATCRQGRSAQELAADLYGDGSRVVTVRAEMSRLRKQFVGLLSGKPYRFADSVLVDVRYPQDMTTLLTASTAPAVRAVRAIP; from the coding sequence ATGTCCGGATCGTCGATACCCGAGCCCGCGGTCGCTCCCGGTGAGGACCCGCGTCGTTACGCGCGGCTGCTGACGGCGGTCTACGACGCCACGATGTCGGGGGACCGGGCGCCGGCCCGGCCCCGCTCGATCATCGAGGACTCCTGGAACCGGTTGCGGGCCAAGGGAATCAATCCCGATGAGCACAACCCGCCCCGCATCGAGACCGGCTTGGAGCTGCTGCGCCAGTCGTCCGGGCTGGTCGGGGTGCTCGGTGACGTCACGCGTGGGCTCGAATCGGTGATTCAGGAGGGCGACAACATCCTGGTGATCGCCGACGCCCGCGGCCGTGTGCTGTGGCGGTCGGGCTCACCTCGGGTGCTCGCCCTCGCCGACCGTCTCGGCTTCATCGAAGGGGCGTGCTGGAGCGAAAATGCGGTGGGCACCAATGGGATTGGCACGGCGCTCGTCTCGCATTCGGCGGTGCAGATCTTCTCGGCCGAGCACTTCCTGCGCAGCCACCACCCGTGGACGTGCGCCGGTGCGCCGATCCGAGACCCGCGTACCGGTCAGGTGATCGGAATCGTCGACGTGTCCGGACCGGCCCCCACCGTGCACCCGACCACCGTGGCGCTGGTCGACCTGGTCGCCCGGCTGGCCGAGTCCCAACTGCGCGAGGTGCATGAGCGCACCCTCAACCGACTGCGCACGGTGTCGGCCCCGATCCTGGCCCGGATGCGCAGCCCGGCGCTGGCCGTCGACACCGACGGATGGGTGGCCGCGGTGGATTCCCTGCCGCTGCACAATCGGGTGCTGTTGCCCGAAGAGGGGCTGCCGGGTCGGGTGTGGATTCCGCCGCTCGGTATGTGCGACGTGGAGTCACTGCCGGGTGGCTGGCTGGTCCGCGTGGCCGACGACGCCGAACCGGCCCCGGCGCCGGCACGGGTCACCCTCGATCTGCGCGACGGCGAACCCTCCCTGGAGATGGTGGGGCAGTTCGGCAGCTGGCGCCGCGGGATCTCCAGCCGGCACGCCGAGATCCTTCTGGTGCTGGCCACGTGTCGGCAGGGCCGGTCAGCGCAGGAGCTGGCCGCGGACCTCTACGGTGACGGCTCCCGTGTGGTGACGGTGCGCGCCGAGATGTCCCGGTTGCGTAAGCAGTTCGTGGGCCTGTTGTCGGGTAAGCCGTATCGGTTCGCCGATTCGGTGCTGGTCGACGTGCGCTATCCGCAGGACATGACGACGTTGCTGACCGCATCGACGGCCCCGGCGGTGCGAGCGGTTCGCGCCATCCCCTGA
- a CDS encoding adenylate/guanylate cyclase domain-containing protein, giving the protein MVSDDGLLDGLEGDARAERAELIPWLLDRGITAEQIRHEIAPALLAPRRILGDDGQYVSAREISEQVGIDLELLQRLQRAMGLQSVDDPDAVVLPRADADVVALAQRFIELGVEPDQIVLITRVLAEGLSRAAEVMRYAALAAVLTPGATELQIAQASEQLVAAVAPLIGPMIQDMLFVQLRHALETEAVNASERAEGVPLPGARLVSVAFADLVGFTRLGEVVPPEDLERLANRLADAARDVAVGPVRLIKTIGDAVMLVSPDAAALLDAALALVAATETDEDFPRLRVGLATGLAVSRAGDWFGSPVNLASRVTGAARPGSVLVAESTREAIGESERFSWSFAGARRLKGIKGEVKLFRARPA; this is encoded by the coding sequence GTGGTGTCAGACGACGGTTTGCTCGATGGTCTGGAAGGCGACGCCCGCGCCGAACGTGCCGAGCTGATCCCCTGGCTGTTGGACCGGGGCATCACCGCCGAACAGATCCGCCACGAGATCGCTCCGGCGCTGCTGGCCCCGCGCCGCATCCTCGGCGACGACGGTCAGTACGTGTCGGCGCGGGAGATCAGCGAGCAGGTCGGCATCGATCTCGAGCTGCTGCAGCGTCTGCAGCGGGCGATGGGGCTGCAGTCGGTCGACGACCCCGATGCCGTGGTGCTGCCGAGGGCCGACGCCGATGTCGTGGCTCTCGCCCAACGCTTCATCGAACTCGGCGTTGAGCCCGACCAGATCGTGCTGATCACCCGCGTGCTCGCCGAAGGCCTGAGCCGGGCCGCCGAGGTGATGCGTTACGCGGCGTTGGCGGCGGTGCTCACTCCCGGGGCCACCGAGCTGCAGATCGCGCAGGCGTCCGAACAGTTGGTCGCCGCGGTGGCGCCGCTGATCGGGCCGATGATCCAGGACATGCTGTTCGTCCAGCTGCGCCATGCGCTGGAGACCGAGGCGGTCAACGCCTCCGAGCGTGCCGAAGGGGTACCGCTGCCCGGTGCCCGATTGGTCAGCGTGGCCTTCGCCGACCTGGTGGGGTTCACGCGGCTGGGTGAGGTGGTGCCTCCCGAGGACCTGGAGCGGTTGGCCAACCGGCTCGCCGACGCCGCACGCGACGTGGCGGTGGGGCCGGTGCGGCTGATCAAGACGATCGGCGACGCGGTCATGTTGGTCAGCCCCGACGCGGCGGCCCTCCTGGACGCCGCGCTGGCGCTGGTCGCGGCCACCGAAACCGATGAGGATTTCCCGCGGCTGCGGGTGGGGCTGGCCACCGGGCTCGCGGTGAGCCGGGCCGGTGACTGGTTCGGCAGTCCGGTGAACCTGGCCAGCCGGGTCACCGGCGCGGCGCGGCCGGGCAGCGTGCTGGTGGCTGAATCGACGCGCGAGGCGATCGGCGAGAGCGAGCGGTTCAGCTGGTCTTTCGCCGGGGCGCGGCGCCTCAAGGGCATCAAGGGCGAGGTGAAACTGTTCCGCGCCCGGCCTGCTTGA
- a CDS encoding DUF305 domain-containing protein: MKRTMAIGAAALATVAIAAGCTNSSSAPAGSSPTTSASPTTSASVAAEAHNAADVMFAQHMIPHHQQAVEMSDMLLGKQGIDRRVTDLATQIKAAQAPEIQQMQGWLTAWGNPAMPPMSSTDMGHGGMPGMSGMPAMQGMMSDADMTALRNAQGVEAAKLYLTQMIAHHEGAITMAQNEIKDGQYPDAIKMSHAIVTTQQQEIDTMRAILGTL; the protein is encoded by the coding sequence ATGAAACGAACCATGGCGATAGGGGCCGCCGCGCTCGCCACCGTTGCGATCGCGGCAGGCTGTACCAATTCTTCGAGCGCTCCGGCGGGTAGCAGTCCGACGACGAGCGCGAGCCCGACGACAAGCGCCTCGGTGGCGGCAGAGGCGCACAACGCTGCCGATGTCATGTTCGCCCAGCACATGATTCCGCATCACCAGCAGGCCGTCGAGATGAGCGACATGCTGCTCGGCAAGCAGGGCATCGACAGGCGCGTCACCGATCTGGCGACTCAGATCAAGGCCGCACAGGCGCCCGAGATTCAGCAGATGCAGGGCTGGCTCACCGCCTGGGGCAACCCGGCGATGCCCCCGATGTCGTCGACCGACATGGGTCACGGCGGGATGCCCGGCATGTCCGGTATGCCTGCCATGCAGGGCATGATGTCCGACGCCGACATGACCGCGCTGCGCAATGCCCAGGGTGTCGAGGCCGCCAAGCTGTACCTGACCCAGATGATCGCCCACCACGAAGGGGCTATCACCATGGCGCAGAACGAAATCAAAGACGGTCAGTACCCGGACGCGATCAAGATGTCCCACGCCATCGTCACCACCCAGCAGCAGGAGATCGACACGATGCGCGCCATCCTGGGCACGCTCTGA
- a CDS encoding HAMP domain-containing sensor histidine kinase, with the protein MSRQRPGLGARLLFAQALVLAAAAGTTGVVAAVVGPPLFREHLHRAGVSGDSAQQMHAEQAYVYATVISVGVAVCVAALAALVVTWYVSRRLQRSVTDVATAATAIADGRYDSRVPPAHLGDEFDVLARSFNEMAGRLQAVDTSRRRLFGDLAHEIRTPVSVLEAYVEAVEDGVRTLDAETVAVLRQQTRRLVRFSDDAAALAQAEEGRATVEPTQVSAAELVAAAVAAAADRFDAKGVALHAAVDPALPQLWADPDRLGQVLGNLLDNALRHTPPGGRVDITASATGSTNPMMPHTSAVTLTVTDTGEGIAAEHRAHVFERFYRADTARDRDRGGSGLGLSIAKAFVEAHHGRISVSSSGTGTAFTITLPAG; encoded by the coding sequence ATGAGCCGCCAGCGACCCGGGCTCGGCGCCCGGCTGCTGTTCGCGCAGGCCCTGGTGCTGGCTGCGGCGGCGGGCACCACCGGAGTGGTCGCGGCCGTCGTGGGGCCACCGTTGTTCCGCGAACATCTGCACCGAGCCGGGGTTTCCGGCGATTCGGCCCAACAGATGCACGCCGAGCAGGCCTACGTGTACGCGACCGTCATCTCGGTCGGCGTCGCGGTGTGCGTGGCGGCACTGGCCGCCCTGGTGGTCACCTGGTACGTCAGCCGGCGGCTGCAGCGCTCGGTCACCGACGTCGCCACCGCGGCCACCGCGATCGCCGACGGCCGCTACGATTCGCGGGTTCCACCGGCCCATCTCGGCGACGAATTCGATGTCCTGGCACGGTCTTTCAACGAGATGGCGGGCCGCCTGCAGGCCGTCGACACCAGCCGCCGCCGGCTGTTCGGCGACCTCGCGCATGAAATCCGCACTCCCGTATCGGTTTTGGAAGCCTACGTCGAAGCGGTCGAGGACGGTGTGCGCACGCTCGACGCCGAGACGGTGGCCGTGCTGCGGCAGCAGACCCGTCGGCTGGTGCGGTTCTCCGATGACGCCGCCGCGCTCGCGCAGGCCGAGGAGGGCCGGGCCACCGTCGAACCCACCCAGGTGTCGGCGGCGGAACTGGTCGCGGCCGCGGTGGCCGCCGCCGCCGACCGGTTCGACGCGAAGGGCGTCGCCCTGCACGCCGCCGTCGATCCTGCGCTGCCGCAACTGTGGGCGGATCCGGACCGCCTCGGCCAGGTGCTCGGCAACCTGCTCGACAACGCCCTGCGCCACACCCCACCGGGCGGACGCGTCGACATCACCGCGAGCGCAACAGGGTCCACAAACCCGATGATGCCCCACACGTCCGCGGTCACCCTCACCGTGACCGACACCGGCGAGGGCATCGCCGCCGAGCACCGTGCGCATGTCTTCGAACGCTTCTACCGCGCCGACACGGCCCGCGACCGCGACCGCGGCGGTTCCGGCCTGGGCCTGTCCATCGCCAAGGCCTTCGTCGAGGCCCACCACGGTCGCATCAGCGTCAGCAGTTCCGGTACCGGTACCGCGTTCACCATCACCCTGCCTGCGGGATGA
- a CDS encoding response regulator transcription factor produces the protein MLVHHEVVDPTPAGYRALVVDDETALAGVVASYLEREQFEVSLAHTGPDALTLAREVDPDVVVLDLGLPGIDGIEVCRRLRTFSDAYVVMLTARDTELDTIVGLSVGADDYLTKPFSPRELVARVRAMLRRPRNTAATAENDRVFGPLRINVAGREVSIGDEPIVLTRTEFDVLAALSAHPGVVLSRRQLLETVWEPGYVGSEHLVDVHIGHLRRKLGDDPADPRYVMTVRGVGYRMGTGR, from the coding sequence ATGCTCGTGCACCATGAAGTGGTGGATCCAACACCGGCCGGCTACCGCGCCCTGGTCGTCGACGACGAGACCGCCCTGGCCGGCGTTGTCGCCAGCTATCTCGAACGCGAGCAGTTCGAAGTCAGCCTCGCCCACACCGGGCCCGACGCGCTGACCCTCGCCCGCGAGGTCGACCCTGACGTCGTGGTGCTCGACCTGGGCCTGCCAGGAATCGACGGCATCGAGGTGTGCCGCAGGCTGCGCACCTTTTCCGACGCCTACGTGGTGATGCTGACCGCCCGCGACACCGAGCTCGACACCATAGTCGGGCTGTCCGTCGGCGCCGACGACTATCTGACCAAGCCGTTCAGCCCGCGCGAGCTGGTCGCCCGGGTACGCGCGATGCTGCGCCGACCGCGCAACACCGCTGCGACCGCCGAGAACGATCGGGTGTTCGGACCGCTGCGCATCAACGTCGCGGGACGCGAGGTGTCGATCGGCGACGAGCCGATTGTGCTGACCCGTACCGAGTTCGACGTGCTCGCCGCGCTCTCGGCACACCCCGGCGTGGTCTTGAGCAGGCGCCAGTTGCTCGAAACAGTCTGGGAGCCCGGCTATGTCGGTAGCGAACACCTCGTCGACGTCCATATCGGTCACCTGCGGCGCAAACTCGGCGACGACCCGGCCGATCCGCGGTACGTGATGACGGTCCGCGGCGTCGGGTACCGGATGGGCACCGGCCGATGA
- a CDS encoding heavy-metal-associated domain-containing protein → MSIQTITVTGMTCGHCVSSVREEVGGIPGVTGVDVDLKTGRVTIESDTHVTADAINAAVAEAGYQVAS, encoded by the coding sequence ATGAGCATTCAGACCATCACCGTTACCGGCATGACCTGCGGACACTGTGTCTCCTCTGTGCGTGAAGAGGTCGGCGGCATCCCCGGGGTCACCGGCGTCGACGTCGACCTGAAGACCGGTCGGGTGACGATCGAGAGCGACACGCACGTCACCGCCGACGCCATCAACGCCGCCGTTGCCGAGGCCGGCTATCAGGTGGCGAGCTGA
- a CDS encoding heavy metal translocating P-type ATPase, whose amino-acid sequence MSVELQIGGMTCASCATRIEKKLNSLDGVTATVNYATEKAHVDGDVPADALIKVVEDAGYTAHVPTPEPDTIAVHGDPTVSLRSRLIISVVLAVPVIAMAMVPALQFTNWQWLSLTLAAPVVVWGAWPFHRAAWTNLRHGTATMDTLISMGTLAAFGWSLYALFFGTAGVAGMTHPFTLTISRTDGTGNIYLEVAAGVTTFILAGRYFEARSKRRAGAALRALLELGAKDVEVRRNGVEQRIPIDDLRVDDEFVVRPGEKIATDGVVVEGSSAVDASMLTGESVPVEVGPGDQVVGATVNVGGRLVVRANRIGSDTQLAQMARLVEDAQNGKAQAQRLADRISGIFVPIVIALAVATLGFWIGTGGSVAGAFTAAVAVLIIACPCALGLATPTALLVGTGRGAQLGILIKGPEVLESTRKVDTIVLDKTGTVTTGAMTLLDVITADGVDDAEALRLAGALENASEHPIAKAIATGARDKVGDLPAVENFGNVAGLGVQGVVDGHAVVVGRRRLLADWALPLPGPLDAAVRDAEAQGRTAVAVGWDGEARAVLVVADAVKPTSAEAIAQLRTLGLTPIMLTGDNQAAARAIAEQVGIEDVYAEVLPQDKVDVIKRLQSDGAVVAMVGDGVNDAAALAQADLGLAMGTGTDVAIEASDLTLVRGDLRAAPDAIRLSRRTLATIRGNLFWAFAYNVAALPLAAAGLLNPMLAGAAMAFSSVFVVSNSLRLRRFR is encoded by the coding sequence ATGAGCGTGGAACTGCAGATCGGCGGCATGACCTGCGCGTCGTGTGCCACCCGCATCGAGAAGAAGCTGAACAGTCTCGACGGCGTCACCGCGACGGTGAACTATGCGACCGAGAAGGCCCACGTCGACGGCGACGTTCCCGCCGACGCGCTGATCAAGGTCGTCGAGGACGCCGGATACACCGCGCATGTGCCGACGCCTGAGCCCGACACCATTGCTGTGCACGGTGATCCGACGGTATCGCTGCGCAGCCGGCTGATCATCTCGGTCGTGCTGGCCGTACCGGTCATCGCGATGGCCATGGTGCCGGCACTGCAATTCACCAACTGGCAGTGGCTGTCGCTGACCCTGGCTGCGCCCGTCGTGGTGTGGGGCGCCTGGCCGTTCCACCGTGCCGCATGGACCAATCTGCGGCACGGCACGGCCACCATGGACACGCTGATCTCGATGGGCACCCTCGCTGCGTTCGGCTGGTCGCTCTACGCCCTGTTCTTCGGCACCGCCGGGGTGGCGGGCATGACGCACCCGTTCACGCTGACCATCTCCCGCACCGACGGCACCGGGAACATCTATCTCGAGGTGGCTGCCGGTGTCACCACGTTCATCCTGGCCGGGCGCTACTTCGAGGCCAGGTCGAAAAGGCGCGCGGGGGCCGCACTGCGGGCGCTGCTCGAGTTGGGTGCCAAGGATGTCGAGGTACGCAGAAACGGTGTCGAACAACGGATTCCGATCGACGACCTGAGGGTCGACGACGAGTTCGTGGTCCGGCCGGGCGAGAAGATCGCGACTGATGGGGTCGTGGTCGAGGGCTCGTCGGCCGTCGACGCCTCGATGCTCACCGGCGAATCGGTGCCGGTCGAGGTCGGCCCGGGTGATCAGGTGGTAGGAGCCACTGTCAACGTGGGTGGGCGACTTGTGGTGCGCGCCAACAGGATCGGCTCCGACACCCAGTTGGCGCAGATGGCGCGGTTGGTCGAGGATGCGCAGAACGGCAAGGCGCAGGCGCAACGCCTGGCCGACCGGATCTCGGGCATTTTCGTGCCGATCGTCATCGCACTGGCCGTGGCCACGCTGGGCTTCTGGATCGGCACCGGCGGTTCGGTGGCCGGGGCGTTCACCGCAGCGGTGGCTGTGCTGATCATCGCGTGCCCGTGCGCGCTCGGTCTGGCGACCCCGACCGCACTGCTGGTCGGTACCGGGCGCGGAGCGCAGTTGGGCATCCTCATCAAAGGACCCGAGGTGCTGGAGTCCACCCGCAAGGTCGACACGATCGTGCTCGACAAGACCGGGACCGTCACCACCGGCGCGATGACGCTGCTGGACGTGATCACCGCGGACGGCGTGGACGACGCAGAGGCGCTGCGCCTGGCCGGTGCTCTGGAGAACGCGTCGGAACACCCGATCGCCAAGGCCATCGCGACGGGCGCACGCGACAAGGTCGGTGATCTGCCCGCCGTGGAGAACTTCGGCAACGTGGCCGGACTCGGTGTGCAGGGGGTCGTCGACGGCCATGCCGTCGTGGTCGGTCGTCGCCGGCTGCTGGCCGATTGGGCTCTGCCGCTGCCGGGCCCGCTCGACGCGGCCGTGCGCGATGCCGAGGCGCAAGGACGTACCGCAGTCGCGGTGGGGTGGGACGGCGAGGCCCGGGCGGTGCTCGTGGTGGCCGACGCCGTCAAGCCCACCTCCGCGGAAGCCATCGCCCAACTGCGTACGCTCGGCCTCACCCCGATCATGCTGACCGGCGATAACCAGGCCGCAGCCCGTGCGATCGCCGAGCAGGTGGGTATCGAAGACGTCTACGCCGAGGTGCTGCCGCAGGACAAGGTCGACGTGATCAAACGGCTGCAGAGCGATGGCGCCGTGGTCGCCATGGTCGGCGACGGCGTCAACGATGCCGCCGCACTGGCCCAGGCCGACCTGGGGCTGGCGATGGGGACCGGCACCGATGTCGCCATCGAGGCCAGTGATCTGACCTTGGTACGCGGTGACCTGCGGGCTGCACCCGACGCCATCCGATTGTCGCGGCGCACGCTCGCGACCATCAGGGGAAACCTGTTCTGGGCGTTCGCCTACAACGTCGCAGCGCTGCCGCTGGCCGCGGCCGGGTTGCTCAACCCGATGCTGGCCGGGGCTGCCATGGCGTTCTCATCGGTGTTCGTGGTCAGCAACAGTCTGCGGTTGCGGCGTTTTCGGTAG
- a CDS encoding methylated-DNA--[protein]-cysteine S-methyltransferase has translation MSDPMTAPTWHCVVENPLGRLTLVRDETGLCGLYFPHHWYRPDPVTFGRCRDDGFDDVIRQLDQYLAGERTGFELPLNVHGDPFQAAVWRLVTRIPYGVTTTYGALAAHIDGATAQQVGVAVGRNPLSVIVPCHRVVGQGGKLTGYAGGITRKRFLLELERDHRRAAGAGSDLP, from the coding sequence ATGTCCGATCCCATGACCGCGCCGACATGGCATTGCGTGGTGGAGAATCCGCTGGGCCGGCTCACCCTGGTCCGTGATGAAACGGGGTTGTGCGGACTGTATTTTCCGCATCACTGGTACCGGCCCGATCCCGTCACCTTCGGTCGGTGTCGGGATGACGGATTCGACGACGTGATCCGTCAGCTCGACCAATATCTGGCCGGCGAGCGCACTGGGTTCGAGCTGCCGCTCAACGTGCATGGCGACCCGTTTCAGGCCGCGGTGTGGAGGCTGGTCACGCGGATTCCCTACGGCGTGACCACCACCTACGGGGCGTTGGCCGCACACATCGACGGCGCAACGGCTCAGCAGGTCGGCGTAGCGGTGGGGCGCAACCCACTGTCGGTCATCGTGCCCTGCCACCGCGTGGTGGGGCAGGGCGGGAAGCTCACCGGCTACGCAGGCGGCATCACGCGTAAGCGGTTTCTGCTCGAGCTCGAACGCGATCACAGACGCGCCGCGGGCGCCGGATCCGATCTGCCATGA
- a CDS encoding RNA polymerase sigma factor: MKVKQPFETVVCRHGPTVLRVCRAVVGPIDADDAWSETFLSALKAYPDLAPDANVEAWLVTIAHRKAIDITRARSRTAIPVDVVPEPPPRPASEPHDDLIEALDRLADKQRHAVAYHYLAGLPYRDIAEILGGSEAAARRAAADGVAALRRTFKGELR; the protein is encoded by the coding sequence GTGAAAGTCAAACAGCCATTCGAGACGGTGGTGTGTCGGCACGGCCCGACGGTGTTGCGGGTGTGCCGCGCCGTCGTGGGGCCGATCGACGCCGATGACGCCTGGTCGGAGACGTTCCTGTCGGCGCTGAAGGCCTATCCCGACCTGGCTCCCGACGCCAACGTCGAGGCCTGGCTGGTGACCATCGCGCACCGCAAGGCCATCGACATCACCCGGGCGCGCTCACGCACGGCAATCCCGGTCGACGTGGTGCCGGAACCGCCGCCACGACCGGCGTCCGAACCCCACGACGATCTCATCGAGGCGCTGGATCGCCTCGCCGACAAACAGCGACACGCCGTCGCATACCACTACCTGGCAGGCCTGCCGTACCGCGACATCGCCGAGATCCTCGGCGGCAGTGAGGCGGCCGCCCGCCGCGCCGCCGCCGACGGCGTCGCCGCGCTCAGGCGCACGTTCAAGGGAGAGCTCCGATGA